TAGCAATAAGGAGGATAGCTGATTCGTCACCAATGTTTTTGACGTGGTGGGGGACACTCGCATTCCAGCTAAAGGAATCTCCTTCTTCTAAAATGACCGAATCCTCCCCTTGTTCGGCGAGAATTTTTCCTTGTAGAACGATATGACATTCTTCCCCTTCATGAGCATGAGGTTCTTCGCCTGTGGAGGCGCCGGGCGGCATATCGATGCGCTGCATCCGCAAGCCTCCTTTGTGCGTCAAATGCTCCACTTTCACATTTTCATTGTTATGAATCGTATGCTGGCGCTCATGTTCACGAAGCACTCGTATTTTCTGTTTTTTTTCTAATAGAAGATAAGGAAGCGGTACCTTCAGAAAATGAGCAACCGTCTGCAGCGTATTAATCGAAGGAGATGTATTATTGTTTTCCATATTACTGATGAACCCTTTAGAAAGACCTGTTCCTTCACTCATTTCAGCAATGGTGATTTTTTTCTTTTTACGGATGGACCGAACGGCAGAGCCGATATCCAAGGCAATTCACCCCTTTTGTTTCCCTATAAAAAACTTATTTCTATATATGACAAACATATAGATTGACGCTTCATTGTCCTTTTGTTATCTTTTATATAATAAAGTTTCATATAAGAAAACAATACCATACATGTCACAGCTCTGCCAATCTATAATAAGGAGGATGTTTTTCTAT
This DNA window, taken from Alteribacillus bidgolensis, encodes the following:
- a CDS encoding helix-turn-helix domain-containing protein; this translates as MDIGSAVRSIRKKKKITIAEMSEGTGLSKGFISNMENNNTSPSINTLQTVAHFLKVPLPYLLLEKKQKIRVLREHERQHTIHNNENVKVEHLTHKGGLRMQRIDMPPGASTGEEPHAHEGEECHIVLQGKILAEQGEDSVILEEGDSFSWNASVPHHVKNIGDESAILLIAIYSEEIDM